The following are from one region of the Ornithorhynchus anatinus isolate Pmale09 chromosome X1, mOrnAna1.pri.v4, whole genome shotgun sequence genome:
- the SLC39A3 gene encoding zinc transporter ZIP3 isoform X1, which produces MKIVIIKVTCLVSMFILMLLGSLLPVKIIKADYEKAHRSGMILSLCNSFGGGVFLATCFNALLPGVREKLQEVLKLGNIVTNYPLAETIMLVGFFMTVFLEQVILTFRKERPSFIDLETFNAGSDAGSDSEYESPFIGTAQEQHLYAKHSPHPHSHGLNVKELSHNNPLRLFSLVFALSAHSIFEGLALGLQEERDKMVSLFIGVAIHETLVAVALGINMAKSSLPLKEAAKLAVTVSAMIPLGIGIGLGIERAQNLVSSVASVLLQGLAGGTFLFITFFEILAKELEDKNNRLLKVLFLVMGYAVLAGLVFFKW; this is translated from the exons ATGAAGATCGTGATCATCAAAGTGACGTGCCTGGTGAGCATGTTTATCCTCATGCTGCTTGGCTCCCTCCTGCCCGTGAAGATCATTAAGGCCGATTATGAGAAGGCCCACCGCTCCGGGATGATCCTTTCCCTCTGCAATTCCTTTGGCGGGGGCGTCTTCCTGGCCACCTGCTTCAACGCCCTGCTCCCTGGTGTGCGGGAAAAG CTTCAAGAAGTGCTGAAGCTCGGAAACATCGTCACCAACTACCCGCTGGCCGAGACGATCATGCTCGTGGGCTTCTTCATGACTGTGTTCTTGGAGCAGGTCATCCTGACCTTCCGGAAGGAGAGGCCCTCGTTCATCGACCTGGAAACCTTCAACGCCGGCTCCGACGCGGGGAGCGACTCGGAATACGAGAGCCCTTTCATCGGGACGGCCCAGGAGCAGCACCTGTACGCCAAGCACAGCCCGCATCCGCACAGCCACGGCTTAAACGTCAAGGAGCTCTCTCACAACAACCCGCTGCGCCTCTTCAGCCTGGTCTTCGCCTTGTCGGCCCACTCCATCTTTGAGGGCCTGGCCCTGGGCttgcaggaagagagagacaagatggtCAGCCTGTTCATCGGGGTGGCCATCCACGAGACCTTGGTGGCCGTGGCCCTCGGCATCAACATGGCCAAGAGCTCGCTGCCCTTGAAGGAAGCTGCCAAGCTGGCCGTCACCGTCAGCGCCATGATCCCTCTGGGCATCGGGATCGGGCTGGGCATCGAGCGGGCCCAGAACCTGGTCAGCAGTGTGGCGTCCGTGCTGTTGCAGGGCTTGGCGGGTGGGACCTTCCTCTTCATCACGTTTTTTGAGATCCTAGCGAAGGAACTGGAGGACAAGAACAACCGGCTCCTGAAAGTTCTCTTCCTGGTGATGGGCTACGCGGTCCTGGCCGGCCTGGTCTTCTTCAAGTGGTGA
- the SLC39A3 gene encoding zinc transporter ZIP3 isoform X2 — MKIVIIKVTCLLQEVLKLGNIVTNYPLAETIMLVGFFMTVFLEQVILTFRKERPSFIDLETFNAGSDAGSDSEYESPFIGTAQEQHLYAKHSPHPHSHGLNVKELSHNNPLRLFSLVFALSAHSIFEGLALGLQEERDKMVSLFIGVAIHETLVAVALGINMAKSSLPLKEAAKLAVTVSAMIPLGIGIGLGIERAQNLVSSVASVLLQGLAGGTFLFITFFEILAKELEDKNNRLLKVLFLVMGYAVLAGLVFFKW, encoded by the exons ATGAAGATCGTGATCATCAAAGTGACGTGCCTG CTTCAAGAAGTGCTGAAGCTCGGAAACATCGTCACCAACTACCCGCTGGCCGAGACGATCATGCTCGTGGGCTTCTTCATGACTGTGTTCTTGGAGCAGGTCATCCTGACCTTCCGGAAGGAGAGGCCCTCGTTCATCGACCTGGAAACCTTCAACGCCGGCTCCGACGCGGGGAGCGACTCGGAATACGAGAGCCCTTTCATCGGGACGGCCCAGGAGCAGCACCTGTACGCCAAGCACAGCCCGCATCCGCACAGCCACGGCTTAAACGTCAAGGAGCTCTCTCACAACAACCCGCTGCGCCTCTTCAGCCTGGTCTTCGCCTTGTCGGCCCACTCCATCTTTGAGGGCCTGGCCCTGGGCttgcaggaagagagagacaagatggtCAGCCTGTTCATCGGGGTGGCCATCCACGAGACCTTGGTGGCCGTGGCCCTCGGCATCAACATGGCCAAGAGCTCGCTGCCCTTGAAGGAAGCTGCCAAGCTGGCCGTCACCGTCAGCGCCATGATCCCTCTGGGCATCGGGATCGGGCTGGGCATCGAGCGGGCCCAGAACCTGGTCAGCAGTGTGGCGTCCGTGCTGTTGCAGGGCTTGGCGGGTGGGACCTTCCTCTTCATCACGTTTTTTGAGATCCTAGCGAAGGAACTGGAGGACAAGAACAACCGGCTCCTGAAAGTTCTCTTCCTGGTGATGGGCTACGCGGTCCTGGCCGGCCTGGTCTTCTTCAAGTGGTGA